A genomic window from Alphaproteobacteria bacterium includes:
- a CDS encoding NADH-quinone oxidoreductase subunit A, whose protein sequence is MTDYLVDYYPIMIFLGIAVGLSAVILIASFFVAPHKPDSEKVSVYECGFEAFDNARHKFDVRFYLVSLLFIIFDLEVAFLFPWAITFKEIGWFGFWSMMVFLGILTVGFIYEWKKGALEWE, encoded by the coding sequence GTGACCGACTATTTGGTAGATTATTATCCTATTATGATTTTCCTCGGCATTGCCGTGGGTCTATCCGCCGTCATCTTAATTGCCTCGTTTTTTGTTGCGCCGCACAAGCCGGATTCGGAAAAAGTTTCCGTTTATGAATGCGGATTCGAGGCATTCGACAATGCCCGTCATAAATTCGATGTGCGGTTTTACTTGGTATCGTTGTTATTCATTATCTTCGATCTCGAGGTCGCGTTTTTATTTCCCTGGGCGATTACGTTCAAGGAAATTGGCTGGTTCGGATTTTGGTCGATGATGGTCTTCTTAGGCATTTTGACCGTTGGATTTATTTACGAATGGAAAAAAGGGGCGTTGGAATGGGAATAA
- a CDS encoding NADH-quinone oxidoreductase subunit B encodes MSQEYNDKGFVVTQLDKLVRWARAGSLWPMTFGLACCAVEMMQTAASRYDLDRFGVVFRPSPRQSDVMIVAGTLTNKMAPALRKVYDQMAEPRWVISMGSCANGGGYYHYSYSVVRGCDRIVPVDIYVPGCPPTAEALLYGILQLQKKINRRSLIAA; translated from the coding sequence ATCAGCCAAGAATATAACGACAAGGGTTTTGTCGTTACGCAGCTCGATAAATTGGTACGCTGGGCGCGGGCAGGATCGTTATGGCCAATGACATTCGGTTTGGCGTGCTGCGCGGTGGAGATGATGCAAACCGCGGCATCACGTTATGATTTGGATCGGTTTGGCGTTGTGTTTCGCCCATCGCCGCGCCAATCGGACGTGATGATTGTGGCCGGAACATTGACCAACAAAATGGCGCCGGCATTGCGCAAGGTTTACGATCAAATGGCGGAACCGCGCTGGGTTATTTCGATGGGTTCCTGCGCCAATGGCGGCGGTTATTACCATTATTCCTATTCGGTGGTGCGTGGATGCGATCGGATCGTTCCCGTGGATATTTACGTGCCTGGCTGCCCACCAACGGCCGAAGCATTGTTGTACGGCATTCTGCAATTGCAGAAAAAAATCAACCGCCGCAGTTTGATCGCGGCGTAG
- a CDS encoding NADH-quinone oxidoreductase subunit C, with protein MALANLETYVTGKLSNHINASKIAYGELTLDVKRESIIDVLTFLRDDAECQFQMLCDLCGADFPGRADRFEVIYNLLSVTKNERIRVRLQTDETTPVPSIVGVYSAAGWFEREAWDLYGILFAGNPDLRRLLTDYGFEGHPLRKDFPLTGFVEVRYDTEQKRVVYEPVKLAQDFRNFDYLSPWEGLDKLLPGDEKAGIVHQPIASNGKRKVGS; from the coding sequence ATGGCTCTGGCAAATTTAGAAACATATGTAACCGGAAAACTAAGCAACCATATCAATGCCAGCAAAATTGCCTATGGCGAATTGACGTTGGATGTAAAACGCGAATCGATTATCGATGTGCTGACATTTTTGCGCGATGATGCGGAATGTCAGTTCCAAATGTTGTGCGATTTATGCGGCGCCGATTTTCCTGGCCGCGCCGACCGGTTTGAAGTGATTTATAATTTATTGTCGGTTACCAAAAACGAACGTATCCGCGTGCGCCTTCAGACCGATGAAACAACACCCGTGCCATCGATTGTTGGCGTATACAGCGCCGCTGGATGGTTTGAACGCGAAGCGTGGGATTTATACGGTATTTTATTTGCGGGCAATCCCGATCTGCGCCGCTTGTTGACCGATTACGGTTTCGAAGGCCATCCGTTGCGCAAGGATTTCCCACTAACCGGTTTTGTGGAGGTGCGTTATGACACCGAACAAAAACGCGTTGTTTATGAACCGGTAAAACTGGCGCAAGATTTCCGCAATTTCGATTATTTATCGCCATGGGAAGGGCTTGATAAATTGCTGCCTGGCGATGAAAAGGCCGGCATCGTGCATCAACCGATTGCTAGCAATGGCAAAAGAAAGGTGGGTTCATAA
- a CDS encoding NADH-quinone oxidoreductase subunit D, giving the protein MTVHIETKTKTNPGEAPSSENFTMNFGPQHPAAHGVLRLVLEMDGEVIERADPHIGLLHRGTEKLIEYKTYLQVVPYFDRLDYVAPMNQEHAFALAVEKLLGITPPKRAQYIRVLYSEIGRILNHLLNITTFAIDVGAMTPLLWAFEERETLMEFYERVSGARLHAAYFRPGGVHQDLPAGLVEDMYQFIDHFPKIIDDIEGLLTNNRIFKQRTVDIGVITAKQALDWGLSGPMLRGSNTPWDLRKSQPYDVYADMAFDIPTGKTGDCYARYLVRIEEMRQSLRIMKQCLDKMPGGPIKVNDHKIAPPTRGDMKRSMEALIHHFKLYTEGYHVPAGETYSVVEAPKGEFGVYLISDGTNRPYRCKIRAPGFAFLQALDFMSRGHMLADVVAIIGSMDIVFGEIDR; this is encoded by the coding sequence ATGACCGTTCATATCGAAACAAAAACCAAAACCAATCCGGGCGAGGCGCCGAGTTCTGAAAATTTCACCATGAATTTCGGCCCGCAACATCCGGCCGCGCACGGCGTATTGCGTTTGGTGCTCGAAATGGATGGCGAGGTGATTGAACGCGCCGATCCGCATATCGGTTTGCTGCACCGCGGTACCGAAAAACTGATCGAATATAAAACCTATTTACAGGTCGTACCGTATTTCGACCGTTTGGATTATGTCGCGCCGATGAATCAGGAACACGCCTTTGCATTGGCGGTTGAAAAATTGCTGGGTATCACGCCGCCAAAACGCGCGCAATATATCCGCGTGCTGTATTCCGAAATTGGCCGGATCTTGAACCATTTGTTGAATATCACTACGTTTGCCATCGATGTTGGCGCGATGACGCCGTTATTGTGGGCGTTCGAAGAACGCGAAACCTTGATGGAATTTTATGAACGCGTTTCCGGCGCGCGCCTGCATGCGGCGTATTTCCGTCCAGGCGGCGTGCATCAGGATTTACCGGCCGGATTGGTCGAAGACATGTATCAATTCATCGATCATTTTCCGAAAATTATCGACGATATTGAAGGTCTTTTGACCAACAACCGCATTTTCAAACAGCGCACCGTGGATATTGGCGTTATCACCGCCAAACAGGCGTTGGATTGGGGCCTGTCCGGTCCGATGCTGCGCGGATCGAACACGCCGTGGGATTTGCGTAAATCGCAACCATACGATGTCTATGCCGATATGGCATTCGATATTCCAACCGGTAAAACCGGCGATTGCTATGCGCGGTATTTGGTGCGAATCGAAGAAATGCGCCAAAGCTTGCGCATTATGAAACAGTGTTTAGATAAAATGCCGGGCGGTCCGATCAAAGTGAACGATCATAAAATCGCCCCGCCAACGCGCGGCGATATGAAACGCAGCATGGAAGCGTTGATTCACCATTTCAAATTATATACCGAGGGCTATCATGTTCCCGCCGGTGAAACTTATTCCGTCGTCGAAGCGCCAAAGGGCGAGTTCGGCGTTTATTTAATTTCCGATGGCACTAATCGTCCATATCGTTGCAAAATTCGCGCGCCGGGATTCGCATTCCTGCAGGCGCTGGATTTTATGTCGC